One genomic segment of Vibrio quintilis includes these proteins:
- a CDS encoding helix-turn-helix transcriptional regulator: MTNKSINSVSIKKDNEIQRDCFFLKQLGIDYISLYLETPLNLSVISNLPCEMKMAYRDKELFHEDPMIRNKKHGLFMMKRDIKEESFSNKIKSIFSIHNIYARSSSIGATKISYVLGCRTSDYPQYCNLSDRSIINFSKFLVKKYRHDISQDLCEIKMSPINLVGDHFINRLFSDEQIEKPNYGELACLSLAKEGLDMIEISILTEYKINTVKSNLKNARIKLHARKTIDAVMTALSMGWIS, encoded by the coding sequence ATGACAAATAAATCAATAAATTCAGTTTCGATAAAGAAAGACAATGAAATTCAAAGAGATTGCTTTTTTTTAAAACAACTGGGTATCGATTACATTTCTTTGTATCTTGAAACACCACTGAACCTGTCCGTTATATCTAACTTGCCTTGTGAAATGAAAATGGCTTACAGAGATAAAGAGCTTTTTCACGAAGATCCTATGATTCGTAATAAAAAGCATGGATTATTCATGATGAAAAGAGATATAAAAGAAGAAAGTTTCTCTAATAAAATTAAATCGATATTTTCTATTCATAACATTTATGCCAGATCCAGCTCCATTGGAGCGACTAAAATTTCCTATGTATTAGGATGTCGAACCTCTGATTACCCACAATATTGCAACCTTTCTGATCGTAGTATCATTAATTTTTCAAAATTTTTAGTTAAAAAATACAGACATGACATTTCTCAGGACTTATGTGAGATAAAAATGTCACCAATAAATTTAGTTGGTGATCATTTTATTAATCGTTTATTTTCTGATGAACAAATAGAAAAACCCAATTATGGTGAACTGGCTTGCTTATCTCTTGCGAAAGAAGGACTGGATATGATTGAAATATCAATTTTGACAGAATATAAGATAAATACAGTCAAAAGTAATTTAAAAAATGCCAGAATTAAACTTCATGCAAGAAAAACAATCGATGCAGTCATGACCGCTTTGAGTATGGGATGGATATCATGA
- a CDS encoding EamA family transporter yields MILLIMTTFIWAFSFSLIGDKLTHVDPYLSVVIRTGLSLVFFSPFIMKNFSIKNLKYIFIGAIQLGVMYCFYFNSFRFISVNNILLFTIFTPIYIVAINQIVYEKFSITSTLLVILSVFGAYIIRKTNIDDATLTGFFLVQGANFCFGLGQVLYKKNIPEGTKQATVFPYFYLGAFLISLLAFLVLGDKNKIPTTTSEFITLFYLGIIASGLGYYLWNRGSTQVSVTQLAIMNNLLIPAGIIVNILLWHGNFDITKLIIGSLFIILTSMADIWNNRKIEIRSSGDLT; encoded by the coding sequence ATGATCTTATTAATTATGACTACTTTTATTTGGGCTTTTTCATTTTCTCTCATTGGAGATAAGTTAACTCATGTAGACCCTTATCTATCCGTTGTTATAAGAACAGGTTTATCTCTCGTATTTTTCTCTCCATTTATTATGAAAAATTTTTCCATTAAAAATTTAAAATATATATTTATTGGAGCTATCCAGTTAGGAGTAATGTACTGTTTCTACTTTAATTCATTCAGATTTATCAGTGTAAATAACATTCTGTTATTTACTATATTTACTCCAATTTACATTGTTGCCATTAATCAAATAGTCTATGAGAAATTTTCTATCACGAGCACATTGTTAGTTATTCTGTCAGTTTTTGGTGCTTATATTATTAGAAAAACAAATATTGATGATGCTACTCTTACAGGTTTTTTTCTTGTTCAAGGAGCTAATTTTTGTTTTGGACTAGGACAAGTATTATATAAGAAGAATATTCCTGAAGGGACTAAGCAAGCTACTGTATTTCCATATTTTTATCTGGGAGCATTCCTGATCTCCTTGTTAGCTTTCCTTGTGCTTGGTGATAAAAATAAGATACCAACAACCACCAGTGAATTTATCACATTATTCTACTTAGGTATTATTGCATCTGGTCTTGGTTACTACCTGTGGAACAGAGGTTCAACCCAAGTATCAGTAACCCAACTGGCGATCATGAACAATTTACTGATCCCTGCCGGAATTATTGTTAATATTCTTTTGTGGCACGGAAACTTTGATATAACTAAGCTCATTATTGGGTCACTGTTTATCATTCTGACATCAATGGCAGATATCTGGAATAACAGAAAAATCGAAATCAGAAGTAGTGGAGATCTCACTTAA
- the sctL gene encoding type III secretion system stator protein SctL encodes MFVKRQLNLSVPDGVIAGPLLKAKVLRLSFDAAQLKENAREEAAAMIEQAHAQAEKIQEQARQQAEDIALLARKDTEQQIWQAANELLEALRLEQERMWEDIGQSAEMALRHTTRSLLDTYDEDERLRVVIKQVIQAQKQPVQGVLHCAPSCQAVIDNKLTELGNLHWKTAPDPVLQGDEMILETDSGRFFCSWRHISDELLCDAAL; translated from the coding sequence GTGTTTGTGAAACGGCAACTGAACTTATCTGTGCCGGACGGTGTGATTGCCGGGCCGCTGTTAAAAGCAAAAGTGCTTCGGCTCAGTTTTGATGCAGCGCAGCTGAAAGAGAATGCACGCGAAGAGGCCGCAGCAATGATTGAACAGGCACATGCGCAGGCAGAAAAAATACAGGAGCAAGCCAGACAGCAGGCTGAAGATATTGCTCTGCTGGCAAGAAAGGATACAGAGCAGCAGATATGGCAGGCAGCAAATGAATTGCTGGAGGCTCTGCGGCTTGAACAGGAAAGAATGTGGGAAGATATCGGACAAAGTGCTGAGATGGCTTTACGCCATACAACCCGCTCATTACTGGACACATATGATGAAGATGAACGCCTCAGAGTGGTGATAAAGCAGGTGATTCAGGCACAGAAGCAGCCGGTACAAGGAGTTTTGCATTGTGCGCCATCCTGTCAGGCGGTAATTGACAATAAATTGACAGAGCTGGGGAACCTGCACTGGAAAACAGCGCCAGACCCCGTTTTACAAGGGGATGAGATGATACTGGAAACAGATTCCGGCCGGTTTTTCTGTTCATGGCGTCATATTTCTGATGAACTTTTATGTGATGCCGCTCTCTAA
- a CDS encoding S-type pyocin domain-containing protein has product MSDKIVSAVAAVAQVEAGHHLPQRHNRKLPRNQNLLESDQALATVLSREAADKARKTADSQQAAEDKQTEEETVPQIFAKSAQVPAGTCEIGTQCESLSSLGQYGAYAAAIAQGSDDLMLSRVAGQALAELPGMTMKIIGRAGILAAFAPTKMGDGTLYTEDDIRQRNRVETNIRLRVDESGHIYGYHVAGDAIPKRTVTQNGDKFEVTLEDGITIEWIPITGDFGGKPILVNPIPDLETHDIWIHPQAEQGKEFENTYITPVAEADLRDYILVFPAETGLRPLYVVYQQIRRPNGQFGPGSDPKPSLDRPSLRAKTKRDIQEAADKNEQGQFIDDDQSVITDWHYGHKPGNENRRILKAADELGMSQADLNDFVNAHPDYFQIEDAKRNLSHKDEKPGSDDLRQIIRDMKKFLKSRNAQ; this is encoded by the coding sequence ATGAGCGACAAAATAGTCAGCGCCGTGGCGGCGGTGGCTCAGGTGGAGGCGGGTCATCACCTGCCGCAGCGTCACAACCGGAAGCTTCCCCGAAACCAGAACCTGCTTGAATCTGATCAGGCACTGGCAACGGTACTGAGCCGCGAAGCCGCAGACAAAGCCCGGAAAACAGCAGACTCCCAACAAGCGGCAGAAGATAAACAAACGGAAGAAGAAACCGTCCCGCAAATTTTTGCCAAATCCGCTCAGGTTCCGGCTGGCACCTGTGAGATTGGAACACAGTGTGAATCTTTATCTTCTCTGGGCCAGTATGGCGCTTACGCGGCAGCCATTGCACAGGGAAGTGATGACCTGATGTTATCCAGAGTCGCCGGTCAGGCACTGGCAGAGCTTCCCGGTATGACGATGAAAATCATTGGCCGGGCCGGAATACTGGCCGCGTTTGCACCAACTAAAATGGGCGACGGCACTCTTTATACAGAGGATGACATTCGTCAGCGTAACCGTGTTGAAACTAATATCCGTTTGCGGGTTGATGAATCGGGCCATATCTACGGCTATCATGTGGCCGGTGATGCCATCCCTAAACGCACGGTCACGCAAAACGGCGATAAATTTGAAGTTACCCTTGAAGATGGCATAACCATTGAGTGGATCCCTATCACGGGCGATTTTGGCGGTAAGCCGATACTGGTGAACCCAATCCCGGATCTTGAAACCCATGACATCTGGATTCATCCACAGGCCGAACAGGGAAAAGAATTTGAGAATACTTATATCACCCCGGTTGCTGAGGCTGATCTAAGAGATTATATTCTGGTTTTCCCGGCAGAGACGGGGCTGAGACCGCTATATGTGGTTTATCAGCAGATCAGGCGGCCAAATGGTCAGTTTGGGCCTGGTTCGGACCCTAAGCCTTCATTGGATCGTCCCAGTCTCCGGGCGAAAACCAAGCGAGATATTCAGGAAGCCGCAGATAAGAATGAACAGGGGCAGTTTATTGATGACGACCAGTCTGTGATTACTGATTGGCACTACGGCCATAAACCCGGCAATGAAAACCGCCGCATATTGAAAGCTGCCGATGAGCTGGGAATGAGTCAGGCTGATCTAAATGATTTTGTGAATGCGCATCCGGATTATTTTCAGATTGAAGATGCAAAACGGAATCTTAGCCACAAAGATGAAAAGCCGGGTTCAGATGATTTGAGACAAATTATCAGAGATATGAAAAAATTTTTGAAAAGCAGGAATGCACAATGA
- a CDS encoding trypsin-like serine peptidase: protein MKKNMICLSIVSLFSFGVYANEVVQFTEMDQKANFIEGVNLIHGPESDNSVSGADSVAQRAQAMSAVAVNRDGTQYQARISEETLAAFEQAAQILHQQGLDDSLFYTPEKAATKAPLNGRKRDIQNVVIGSEDSRTRVNNTTSAPYKYIGRIAIGCTGTLIGEKYVLTAGHCVSNGSGSWYKELDFSAGQNGSSKPWGTTSWKTAVTTSAWLNSGDSNNDYALIVLDEAPNGGYASWGVYSGGSHEVTGYPGDKPFGTMWTDSGSTTAVSDYRICYTFDTAGGESGSAIRDSGNVIRGIHTTGSTSRNCGTRLTSSVYSTLKQWMSSY from the coding sequence ATGAAAAAAAATATGATTTGTCTGTCAATCGTCAGTCTTTTCTCTTTTGGTGTTTATGCAAATGAAGTCGTTCAATTTACTGAGATGGACCAAAAAGCGAACTTTATTGAAGGGGTGAATCTCATCCATGGGCCGGAATCGGACAACAGTGTAAGTGGTGCTGATTCTGTTGCACAACGTGCACAGGCGATGTCTGCTGTGGCGGTTAACCGGGATGGAACACAATATCAGGCCCGGATTTCAGAAGAGACACTGGCGGCATTTGAACAGGCTGCGCAAATACTTCATCAGCAAGGACTGGATGACAGTCTTTTCTACACACCGGAAAAAGCGGCTACGAAAGCACCGCTCAATGGGCGAAAACGTGACATTCAGAATGTGGTGATCGGTTCGGAAGACAGCCGGACACGGGTGAACAATACCACATCAGCTCCTTATAAATATATTGGCCGGATTGCGATTGGCTGTACCGGAACGCTGATTGGAGAGAAATACGTCCTGACGGCCGGGCATTGTGTATCAAACGGTTCGGGCAGCTGGTACAAAGAACTCGACTTTTCTGCCGGTCAGAATGGCTCATCCAAGCCATGGGGAACAACCAGCTGGAAAACCGCAGTGACTACTTCAGCATGGCTGAACAGTGGTGATTCCAATAATGATTATGCACTCATTGTGTTGGATGAAGCGCCCAATGGCGGCTATGCATCCTGGGGCGTTTATTCAGGCGGCAGCCATGAAGTGACCGGATATCCGGGTGATAAGCCGTTTGGCACCATGTGGACCGATTCCGGCAGCACGACGGCAGTTTCGGACTATCGTATCTGCTACACATTTGATACAGCGGGTGGTGAGAGTGGCAGTGCTATCCGGGATTCAGGAAACGTGATCCGCGGCATTCACACCACAGGTTCAACAAGCCGCAACTGTGGTACCCGGCTGACCAGTTCGGTGTATTCGACACTGAAACAGTGGATGTCTTCTTACTAA
- a CDS encoding ankyrin repeat domain-containing protein yields MSYEYELFDAVLDGDMSEVRILVDKGADIHEVTESEQWTYLHHVFMSLTEQTPSESIQYLIDQGLDVNAIDSYGNTPLIYAVRQRNTEGMRLLLESGADRMIGHWNGDGMNALKMALKGKPYLYDVVKLLLDFGADPDAKREGGRSVREGVAIIAGVDPKIKELIEQYASED; encoded by the coding sequence ATGAGTTACGAATATGAGTTATTTGATGCAGTACTTGATGGAGATATGAGTGAAGTCAGGATACTTGTTGATAAAGGTGCAGATATCCACGAAGTGACGGAATCAGAACAGTGGACTTATTTACACCATGTATTTATGTCTTTAACGGAACAGACTCCATCTGAATCTATACAATATCTGATTGATCAGGGTTTAGATGTCAATGCCATTGACAGCTATGGCAATACGCCGTTGATTTATGCTGTCCGGCAACGTAATACTGAAGGTATGCGTCTGTTACTAGAGAGCGGGGCAGATCGGATGATAGGGCATTGGAACGGCGACGGTATGAATGCGCTAAAAATGGCACTGAAGGGAAAACCTTATTTGTATGACGTGGTGAAGCTGTTGCTTGATTTTGGAGCTGATCCGGATGCAAAACGGGAAGGTGGCCGCTCTGTTCGTGAGGGAGTGGCAATTATTGCGGGGGTTGATCCGAAGATAAAAGAATTAATTGAGCAGTACGCTTCAGAAGATTAA
- a CDS encoding HPP family protein, giving the protein MRFFMFALFAGFGAAVAIGILSLSEAAMGESAFLMAPFGATAALVFGVSASPFSRPKNVILGHMMTAVIGLLFVEFVGVTSFCLALATGVAVSAMLLTRIIHPPAGANPLLIMLTGQSWDFLITPVLSGTVVIVVLGRGMRYLYMKMYTSSF; this is encoded by the coding sequence ATGCGTTTTTTTATGTTTGCGTTATTTGCCGGTTTTGGCGCTGCTGTTGCGATTGGTATTCTCTCTTTATCTGAAGCCGCTATGGGTGAATCCGCGTTCCTGATGGCACCGTTCGGTGCAACGGCAGCCCTGGTGTTTGGTGTTTCCGCCAGCCCGTTTTCAAGACCTAAAAATGTAATTCTCGGTCATATGATGACGGCCGTCATCGGCCTGTTATTTGTTGAATTTGTCGGTGTGACTTCATTCTGTTTAGCTCTGGCAACCGGTGTGGCAGTCAGCGCCATGCTGCTGACCCGGATCATACACCCGCCGGCAGGGGCGAACCCGTTGCTGATTATGCTCACCGGACAAAGCTGGGATTTTCTAATCACCCCGGTGTTATCCGGCACCGTTGTGATTGTCGTGCTCGGGCGCGGCATGCGTTATTTGTATATGAAAATGTATACGTCGTCGTTTTAG
- a CDS encoding S1 family peptidase, translating into MINTTPLAPYTVSQVSDAGVQTTDTAQNELKWPFMAAVYHKYRRYDDTDASRACSATFLGGRYLMTSGRCGATLSDGLEDYAIVGINDLNHVGSEGQKVAIRHVYLPDNYQAVTPLSDSFAKPSLHDIAIIELEYEASGTPVKLAPETLADALISGDVMTVMGWKNASDQGFTYSKSLNQSELPYVDRSTCQNLGGNYIYVGDDAVCAGDIADVKGACTGDSGSPLMINHDGTFKQVGIASWGNECSQADPYGVYTSIAKYSDWIKARTSGVSYVQQNVSVTVNKKALVTIPVKNYSDKAFAITGFELPEGVTIFDNQCADEVAQFKSCSVVARVDREKAGLNPEDYDTELKLKMQTSHPEASELPVTIHFNNNYDKEDTFEPGMYLLKKTSVSANKITLVKVQVPNHTGEAFSISDFELADGVTIYDNRCPDVLAENDTCSVIVRVDREKAGMNPEDYDTEVNLSLYIRMSQSGDSVLPAIIHFSGSYQSDDTYDPGMSPSEFPGTPEDLENGLD; encoded by the coding sequence TTGATAAATACAACTCCTCTGGCTCCTTATACTGTCTCGCAGGTGTCTGATGCAGGTGTGCAAACAACAGATACAGCGCAAAACGAACTGAAGTGGCCATTTATGGCGGCGGTTTACCACAAATACAGACGGTATGATGATACTGATGCAAGCCGGGCGTGTAGTGCGACTTTTCTTGGTGGCCGCTATTTAATGACTTCAGGCCGGTGTGGTGCCACATTAAGTGACGGTTTAGAAGATTATGCGATTGTCGGAATTAATGATTTGAATCATGTGGGATCTGAAGGCCAGAAAGTGGCCATTCGCCATGTTTACCTTCCGGATAACTATCAGGCAGTTACGCCTTTATCGGATAGTTTTGCCAAACCATCACTTCATGATATTGCAATCATCGAACTGGAATATGAAGCCTCAGGAACGCCGGTGAAACTGGCCCCGGAAACACTGGCTGATGCTCTGATTTCTGGTGATGTGATGACAGTGATGGGGTGGAAAAATGCCTCTGATCAGGGATTTACATACAGTAAGTCATTAAATCAGTCTGAGTTACCTTACGTTGATCGCAGTACATGTCAGAATCTGGGTGGAAATTACATTTATGTAGGTGATGACGCTGTTTGTGCCGGTGATATCGCTGATGTTAAGGGCGCATGTACCGGAGATTCCGGCAGTCCGCTGATGATCAATCATGACGGAACTTTCAAACAGGTTGGTATTGCCAGTTGGGGGAATGAGTGTTCTCAGGCTGACCCTTATGGTGTTTATACCAGCATTGCGAAGTACAGTGACTGGATAAAAGCCAGAACCAGTGGCGTGAGTTATGTTCAGCAGAATGTTTCTGTCACAGTGAATAAGAAAGCGCTGGTGACTATACCCGTGAAAAACTACAGTGATAAAGCATTTGCTATCACAGGTTTTGAGTTACCCGAAGGTGTCACTATCTTTGATAACCAATGTGCAGATGAAGTGGCGCAGTTCAAATCATGTTCCGTTGTTGCCCGGGTAGACAGAGAAAAAGCGGGTCTGAATCCGGAAGATTACGATACAGAACTGAAACTGAAGATGCAGACGAGTCATCCGGAGGCTTCTGAATTGCCGGTGACGATTCATTTCAACAACAACTATGATAAAGAGGATACGTTTGAACCGGGAATGTATTTACTGAAGAAAACTTCTGTTTCCGCAAATAAGATAACTCTGGTAAAAGTGCAGGTTCCTAATCATACCGGAGAAGCATTCAGTATCAGTGATTTTGAATTGGCCGATGGTGTTACTATCTATGATAACCGTTGTCCTGATGTTCTGGCAGAAAATGATACCTGTTCTGTAATTGTTCGTGTCGACAGAGAAAAAGCCGGCATGAATCCTGAAGATTATGATACTGAGGTGAATCTGAGCCTGTATATCCGGATGAGTCAGTCAGGGGATTCTGTCTTGCCCGCTATTATCCACTTTTCCGGTAGTTATCAATCAGACGATACGTATGATCCGGGGATGAGTCCATCTGAATTTCCCGGCACTCCGGAAGATTTAGAAAACGGGCTTGACTAA